The nucleotide window GCTTGGGGAGCGGACCGGGGAGTTGCCAGACTAGCGAACGGCGACACTAGCGTAAAGGAACGTTAGGCAACCACCGTCGATCCGGAAGAGGCAAACGAGAGAGCCGGGGAGCGAGCACCGTCACCGACGGATCAGAGGATCGGGCCAGCCAAAACCCCTACCTTTCTCCCAACCCCTACTTGCATCTCGATCCCCGGCCCCCGGCTCAGCACTTGGCAGGCAGAGGAATCTTCTTCAACTGCGACCACACCAGATCCAGGTTGGCCCCAACCTCGGCGATCTCCTCCGGACTCCACTCCACAGCCATGCCACCGTTCCAGACGGGCCGGACCAGGGCTTCGAGGTGTTCGAGGATCGGTGCGAGCGGACAGGGCGGCGAATCAGAAGACTCGATCGGGTCCATAATGACGGGAGTGGGGCAGTCGGACGAGGGCGTAAAGGACTGGCGAGGGTTGGCCACGGTGGGCTCCTGCGAGCGGGATCGGACAAGCCGGTAAAAGCCTCCCAAGCAGTATGCAAAATTCCAATTTAGTACGCAAGTAGATACCGACGATTTTTCAGTTTATTCCGCCTCTTCCTTCTCGTCCGGTTTTTTCATTTGCAAGTCATCGCAGTCTCTGAACTGGTCAAGGCTGATTTCGAGCGACTTTGAAATTGCGATAAGCACCGGCACCGAAGGCTTGCGGGCGGCGGTCTTTGATGTGAATCCCTTGAGAGT belongs to Gemmata obscuriglobus and includes:
- a CDS encoding helix-turn-helix domain-containing protein → MATFRETLRTLLVQKDISLADLASRSGIAYQTLKGFTSKTAARKPSVPVLIAISKSLEISLDQFRDCDDLQMKKPDEKEEAE